One Paraburkholderia phytofirmans OLGA172 genomic window carries:
- a CDS encoding ABC transporter permease, with product MNRARLSADAAVRTEPVRAFVSPTPARRVWQRFRQQRLGYWSLIIFVVAFAVSLAGPLWSNDKPLVVRYEGQLYFPMFKTYAETTFGGDFPTPADYLDPYIKHRFDTPGNFAVYPPNRYYYDTLNYFSKAPNPAPPSRDNWLGTDDRGRDLFARLLYGFRVSVEFGLVLTLIGTVLGIAAGAVQGYFGGRTDIIGQRLIEIWSAMPELYLLIIFSSIFEPGFILLIVLLSLFGWIGLSDYVRAEFLRNRQQDYVRAARAMGLSNGQIMWRHVLPNSLTPVITFLPFRMSGAILALTSLDFLGLGVPSPTPSLGELLAQGKANFDAWWISLSTFGVLVAMLLLLTFMGDALRNALDTRISDAMRAGGNQ from the coding sequence ATGAATCGAGCCCGCCTTTCAGCCGATGCGGCGGTGCGCACCGAACCGGTTCGCGCGTTCGTGTCGCCAACGCCGGCGCGCCGCGTCTGGCAGCGTTTTCGCCAGCAGCGACTGGGCTACTGGAGTCTGATCATCTTCGTCGTCGCGTTTGCGGTGAGCCTCGCCGGGCCGTTGTGGTCGAACGACAAGCCGCTCGTGGTGCGCTACGAAGGGCAGTTGTATTTTCCAATGTTCAAGACCTACGCGGAGACCACCTTCGGCGGCGACTTCCCGACGCCCGCCGATTATCTCGATCCGTATATCAAGCATCGTTTCGATACGCCGGGTAACTTCGCGGTGTATCCGCCGAACCGGTATTACTACGACACGCTGAATTATTTCTCGAAGGCGCCGAACCCGGCGCCGCCGTCGCGCGATAACTGGCTCGGCACCGACGACCGGGGCCGCGATCTCTTCGCGCGTCTTCTGTACGGTTTTCGCGTGTCGGTGGAATTCGGGCTGGTGCTGACCTTGATTGGCACCGTACTCGGGATTGCCGCGGGCGCTGTGCAGGGTTACTTCGGAGGGCGTACGGATATCATCGGGCAGCGTCTGATAGAAATCTGGAGCGCCATGCCGGAGCTTTACCTGTTGATCATTTTCTCGTCGATCTTCGAGCCGGGGTTCATTCTGCTGATCGTGCTGCTGTCGTTGTTCGGCTGGATCGGCTTGTCCGATTACGTGCGCGCGGAGTTTCTGCGCAACCGTCAGCAGGACTATGTGCGTGCGGCGCGGGCGATGGGGCTCTCGAACGGGCAGATCATGTGGCGGCACGTATTGCCCAACAGTTTGACGCCGGTGATCACGTTTTTGCCGTTCCGCATGAGCGGCGCGATTCTCGCGCTCACCAGCCTCGACTTTCTCGGCCTTGGCGTGCCATCGCCGACGCCGAGCCTCGGCGAACTGCTTGCGCAAGGCAAGGCGAATTTCGACGCTTGGTGGATCTCGTTGTCCACTTTCGGCGTGCTGGTCGCGATGCTGTTGCTGCTGACGTTCATGGGCGATGCGCTGCGTAATGCGCTGGACACCCGCATCTCCGATGCCATGCGAGCGGGAGGCAACCAGTGA
- a CDS encoding ABC transporter ATP-binding protein, giving the protein MVENDAKQGTLPPLLELDRLHVTFGDTVAVNDVTLAIQRGERVALVGESGSGKSVTALSILRLLSDAQVSGAIRFDGQDLLAKSEREMRGMRGSDIAMIFQEPMTALNPLYTVGDQIAETIVVHDGVTANEARKRAVALLGRTGIAEPGKRVNSYPHQLSGGQRQRAMIAMALACRPRLLLADEPTTALDVTIRAQIVDLLLELQRDEAEKRGMAVLLITHDLNLVRHFAQRIAVMEKGVLVESGPVEQVFESPQHPYTQRLLESRPQRTVVPVLPISPVLLEARDVSVDFKTKLPGWSGWFRSGHFRAVADASVSVRQGETLGIVGESGSGKSTLAMALLGLQRTAHGEIEFQGRALGSYRGAEQTALRSNMQIVFQDPFSSLSPRQTIERIVGEGLALHRPQMSLEARRDKVVSVLREVGLDRTVMYRYPHEFSGGQRQRIAIARALVLEPRILILDEPTSALDVSIQQQVLKLLAGLQQKYNLGFVFISHDLAVIGAMAHRVAVMQNGSIVESGGVEQIFATPAHPYTRKLLKAVLDD; this is encoded by the coding sequence ATGGTGGAGAACGACGCAAAACAAGGCACACTGCCGCCGCTGCTTGAACTCGATCGTCTGCATGTGACCTTTGGCGATACGGTCGCGGTGAACGACGTGACGCTCGCGATCCAACGCGGCGAGCGGGTCGCGCTGGTCGGCGAATCGGGCTCGGGCAAGAGCGTGACCGCGCTGTCGATCCTGCGTCTGTTGAGCGACGCGCAGGTCAGCGGGGCGATCCGTTTCGACGGCCAGGATCTGCTCGCCAAAAGCGAGCGCGAGATGCGCGGCATGCGCGGCTCGGACATCGCGATGATCTTCCAGGAGCCGATGACGGCCCTCAATCCGCTCTATACGGTCGGTGACCAGATTGCGGAGACGATCGTCGTGCACGACGGCGTAACGGCGAACGAAGCGCGTAAGCGCGCCGTCGCGTTGCTGGGGCGCACGGGCATCGCCGAGCCCGGCAAGCGTGTGAATAGCTATCCGCATCAGCTCTCGGGCGGTCAGCGGCAGCGCGCGATGATCGCGATGGCGCTCGCGTGCCGCCCGCGCCTGTTGCTGGCCGATGAGCCGACCACGGCGCTCGACGTGACGATCCGCGCGCAGATCGTCGATCTCCTGCTGGAACTGCAACGCGACGAAGCCGAGAAGCGCGGCATGGCTGTGCTGCTGATCACGCACGACCTGAATCTGGTGCGCCATTTCGCGCAACGCATCGCGGTGATGGAGAAGGGCGTACTCGTTGAGAGCGGGCCGGTCGAGCAGGTGTTCGAGTCGCCGCAGCATCCGTACACGCAACGTCTGCTGGAGAGCCGTCCGCAGCGCACGGTGGTCCCGGTGCTGCCGATTTCACCCGTGCTGCTCGAAGCGCGCGATGTCTCAGTCGATTTCAAAACGAAACTGCCGGGCTGGAGCGGCTGGTTTCGCTCGGGGCATTTCCGCGCGGTCGCCGATGCGAGCGTGTCGGTGCGCCAGGGCGAGACGCTGGGGATCGTCGGCGAATCGGGTTCGGGCAAATCGACGCTGGCGATGGCCTTGCTCGGTCTGCAACGCACCGCGCACGGCGAGATCGAGTTTCAGGGCCGGGCGCTCGGCAGCTATCGCGGCGCCGAACAGACCGCCTTACGCTCGAATATGCAAATCGTCTTTCAGGATCCATTTAGTTCGCTTTCGCCGCGCCAGACCATCGAGCGGATTGTCGGCGAAGGGCTCGCGCTGCATCGGCCGCAGATGAGTCTGGAGGCGCGGCGCGACAAGGTGGTGTCGGTCCTGCGCGAAGTCGGTTTGGACCGCACGGTGATGTACCGCTATCCGCATGAGTTCTCCGGCGGTCAGCGTCAGCGGATTGCGATCGCGCGCGCTCTGGTGCTGGAGCCACGCATCCTGATCCTCGACGAACCGACCAGTGCACTCGACGTGTCGATCCAGCAGCAGGTGCTGAAATTGCTTGCCGGGTTGCAACAGAAGTACAACCTCGGCTTCGTTTTCATCAGCCACGATCTGGCCGTGATTGGGGCGATGGCGCATCGTGTCGCGGTTATGCAAAACGGTTCAATCGTCGAAAGCGGGGGCGTTGAGCAGATTTTTGCGACACCGGCGCACCCTTACACCCGAAAGCTGCTGAAAGCAGTGCTTGACGACTGA
- a CDS encoding C40 family peptidase — protein MQHRNLTQACTRVVAGMFIGVLMAATPGAFADEVSSFNQNASYSTPGGSNSLSALNSQSAAPDSDGGAKSFLSGMAGKAGDVVVGALNMIGVRYRWGGNTPDSGLDCSGFVRYVFQDTLGMALPRRAEEMSRVGEKVRVSDLKPGDLVFFNTMRRTFSHVGIYIGDNKFVHSPSTGSTIRVDDLDSGYWEKRFTGARRIETSYQDGEDLRKRVNASIGGNQ, from the coding sequence ATGCAGCACAGAAACCTAACCCAGGCTTGCACGCGCGTCGTCGCCGGGATGTTCATTGGCGTCTTGATGGCAGCAACTCCCGGCGCGTTCGCCGACGAAGTCAGCAGTTTTAATCAGAATGCCTCATATTCGACCCCTGGCGGGTCGAATTCTTTGTCCGCCCTCAATTCGCAATCGGCCGCTCCCGACAGCGACGGCGGCGCCAAATCGTTCCTGTCCGGCATGGCCGGCAAAGCGGGCGACGTGGTGGTCGGCGCGTTGAACATGATCGGCGTTCGCTATCGTTGGGGTGGTAATACGCCCGATTCGGGGCTCGATTGCAGCGGCTTCGTTCGCTACGTGTTCCAGGACACGCTCGGTATGGCGCTGCCGCGCCGCGCCGAGGAAATGAGCCGCGTCGGCGAGAAGGTGCGCGTCAGCGACCTGAAGCCGGGCGATCTGGTGTTCTTCAACACGATGCGCCGTACGTTCTCGCACGTTGGCATCTACATTGGCGACAACAAGTTCGTGCATTCGCCTTCCACGGGCAGCACGATCCGCGTCGACGATCTGGATAGCGGCTATTGGGAAAAGCGTTTCACAGGTGCACGCCGGATCGAGACGTCCTATCAGGACGGCGAAGATCTGCGCAAGCGCGTGAACGCTTCGATCGGCGGTAATCAGTAA
- a CDS encoding microcin C ABC transporter permease YejB, with product MWSYILKRLLLMIPTLLGVLTLTFAVIQFVPGGPVEQMQHELRKGAENGAPFGLRSHTGVDAQQIAQLKALYGFDKPPLERYVLMLKRFSTFDLGQSYFRHQSVWSLIVSKLPVSISIGLWTFFLTYLISVPLGIAKAVRNGSRFDIATSLVVLVGYAIPGFVLGVLLLVLFGGGSFLQLFPLRNLTSDNWAQLSVGGKIVDYLWHIALPITASVVGSFAVVTMLTKNAFLDEIRKQYVLTARAKGLSEKRVLWKHVFRNALLPLIVGFPAAFIGAFFTGSLLIETLFSLDGLGLLSYESVVRRDYPVVLGTLYLFTLIGLATKLISDLCYVWVDPRIQFEQLER from the coding sequence ATGTGGAGCTACATCCTCAAACGCCTGTTGTTGATGATCCCGACCTTGCTCGGCGTGCTGACGCTGACCTTCGCCGTGATCCAGTTCGTCCCGGGCGGCCCGGTCGAACAGATGCAGCACGAACTGCGCAAAGGTGCGGAGAACGGCGCGCCGTTCGGTCTGCGCTCGCATACCGGCGTCGACGCGCAGCAGATCGCGCAATTGAAAGCGCTGTATGGCTTCGACAAACCGCCGCTCGAACGCTATGTCCTGATGCTAAAGCGCTTCTCGACGTTCGACCTTGGCCAGAGCTATTTCCGCCACCAAAGCGTGTGGTCGCTAATCGTTTCGAAGTTGCCGGTGTCGATCAGCATCGGCTTATGGACGTTCTTTCTGACTTACCTGATATCGGTGCCCTTGGGCATCGCCAAGGCGGTGCGCAACGGTTCGCGCTTTGATATCGCGACGAGCCTGGTCGTGTTGGTCGGTTACGCGATTCCGGGCTTTGTATTGGGTGTGCTGTTGCTGGTGCTGTTCGGCGGCGGCAGCTTCCTGCAGCTCTTCCCGCTGCGCAATCTCACCTCGGACAACTGGGCGCAGCTGAGTGTTGGCGGCAAGATCGTCGACTACCTGTGGCATATCGCGTTGCCGATCACGGCCTCGGTGGTAGGCAGCTTCGCCGTCGTCACGATGCTGACGAAAAACGCCTTCCTCGACGAAATCCGCAAGCAATACGTGCTGACCGCGCGCGCCAAAGGTTTGTCGGAAAAGCGCGTGCTGTGGAAGCACGTGTTTCGCAACGCGTTGCTGCCGTTGATCGTCGGTTTTCCGGCGGCGTTTATCGGTGCATTTTTCACCGGCAGTCTGCTGATCGAGACGCTGTTTTCGCTCGACGGACTCGGCCTGTTGTCGTACGAATCCGTGGTGCGGCGCGATTATCCGGTCGTGCTCGGCACGCTGTATCTGTTCACGCTGATCGGTCTTGCGACCAAGCTGATCTCCGATCTTTGCTATGTGTGGGTCGATCCCCGCATCCAATTCGAACAACTGGAGCGCTGA